The following are encoded together in the Labrus mixtus chromosome 2, fLabMix1.1, whole genome shotgun sequence genome:
- the LOC132993273 gene encoding galectin-related protein-like: MAEIHRKKWVFPQRPATEGNRASVGSERDAHRSLAVPFRGHISGGMCPGKKVVLVGVVASRPDRFYVALTCGRGTAGEPPPDVALELCVRFRDRQVLRRACVGGAWGDMDRALPFFPFIRDQPFKMELHCEHARFRVFVDGQKLFDFSHILTSLEGIDTLWIKGSLTITKLA, from the exons aaaTGGGTTTTCCCTCAAAGACCGGCGACTGAAGGAAACAGAGCAAGTGTCGGCTCGGAGAGAGACGCTCACAGAAGTCTG gcggTTCCCTTCAGAGGTCACATCAGCGGTGGGATGTGTCCGGGGAAGAAGGTGGTGCTTGTGGGTGTGGTCGCCTCCCGTCCTGACAG GTTTTATGTAGCTCTGACGTGTGGGCGCGGGACAGCCGGGGAGCCCCCCCCCGACGTGGCCCTGGAGCTGTGCGTGCGCTTCAGGGACAGACAGGTCCTGAGGAGAGCCTGTGTCGGGGGGGCGTGGGGGGACATGGACAGAGCCCTGCCTTTCTTCCCCTTCATCCGAGACCAGCCCTTCAAG ATGGAGCTTCACTGTGAACACGCTCGCTTCCGAGTGTTTGTGGACGGACAGAAGCTGTTTGATTTCTCCCACATACTGACGTCACTCGAAGGAATCGACACGTTGTGGATCAAAGGAAGCCTCACCATCACTAAACTGGCATAA